The Cololabis saira isolate AMF1-May2022 chromosome 23, fColSai1.1, whole genome shotgun sequence genomic sequence ccttgaagggcgctatataaatccaagccattattattattatccacaTGCTGTTTCCACATTTTAAGTGAgtttttctgaaataaaaagaaaatgggaAGGCTTAATGTGTCGTTCGTGTGATGTTGCATTAGGCCTGGGGGATGAACCGAAGATTTACCATTACCGACATTCATTGCGATGACTGACGTCAATTTTCCCATGTCGGTATAATCtgtgttttgataaaaaaagaatataaacgtcttttttgACTGTGTGCTGATAGGCTAGTTTCATTACCCTTTAAGAGGTAAGTCTGTAATCGCATGATtccacccatccagtctgaacgagaaggtaaaaaccaagaaaaatggctgatggttcaaaGAAAGAAGCGGCTGACATAACAGGGCTGTCTAGTGTGAGACTCGCATATTTCAACAACTTCACACACTCTCAGGTCACACATGGCACTTTTCatgctgagaaattaacttctGCGCACAGTAACTGCAACAGCCTATATCATCTTACAAACGGGTAACAGCTCCTCTGCACTGAGCTCtcaactcagagcagctgtctggagttaccgaccaaagatttttttgttgccAGCTAAGGGTTATCGTACATTTAACTTATcgaggtaaaactgcccaatttatcgtgatattgatttgaggtcatatcgcccCGCCCTATGTTGCATTCCTCTATGTTTAGACCTGGTTAGGACCAGATCATTTTTCTCATGTCCTGATGTGAAAAACCTTAGAACTGAAAGGtggtttcctttcctttccatgTGACCAGACAGGTGGgcaagtaatcatttcctgttCTAAaggagactttaaaaaaagcaCTGAAGCCCTTTTTCTTAGTATGTTAGCAAGTAAAACCACCTCCTGCTCACATACTCCTGGGTAATTTCAGTcagataggaaaaaaaaaagagaggaattgACCTCCAGACTCTAACACAGCAGGTGTCACTGTGACACGCCGCTTCTCACCTGTTGGGACTTCCATCCAGGTGGTGATGAGTCTTGGCTTTGATTTGCTGAGGACCGGCCCCACCTCTGATGCCCAGGTGTCTCCAGCACTGCACGCCAGTGCGCCCAGCAGAGAGAGGCTCATCCAGGAGGCGGAGTATTGTTTACCGAAGTCGATGGGGATCTCACCTGGACCCACCTGAAACGCAGATCATGGACTCTGAATGTAGGTCGTGGTTTTCAGCACGCCTGATAGATGAAGatgctgagtgtgtgtgtgtgtttacctcGATCATGTACAACAGTGCGAGCTCCGTTGGGACTCCACCATTGCAGAGAACCTGAATCCAGTTCCTCTGACCCCCTAACACAAACATGAAGAAATATCACTTTGATTCAACATTTGTTTTAGAAAACTAGACATGACATGAGATTTCAGCTTCAGTCAGCGTCTGAAACTGTTGCCGCTGTTGCATCTTAGGTAACATCTTAATCTGCAGAGCTGTCGTCGTCCGCTGCATCGTCTCTCACCTTCCTTGTACTCCGcatctattttcttctttttctctcctccCCAGCGGGTCAGCTTGCTGGACGTGATGAAGAAGGCCAGAAGGGCAGAGAAGAAGCTGTAGTTGGCCATTGTCAACACAAATCCCACCAGAAGAGCTGAGAATACAACCAGAACATGATTTTGAAAGCACTTCGCAGGTCAGCTGTACTTAGATTCAATTATGCACTAGACAAAACCTGTCAGTGCTGCTCAGGGACAACAGAAACTCTGCTGCAAATGTTTGGTGCCCTCTTGgaccaaaaaataataataattaaaaaaacaaaaacatttaaatgcagcaaaatCTATCATGTTAATCATCACCAACACCAACCCTTTCCTGCCATGTGTCCAGGACAGGTCCCCTGACTAACTGGCTATAGGTGAAGGTTGGGAAATTAATTGACTTTAAAACATTAGATGCAAAAAACGAAAATATTCTTTCAATTCTCTGAAAGGCTTGGGCCCAGATTGGTGCCGCTTTGCTCAAGCCCAGATAAATGTAGAGGATTGTGTAAGAAAGGGCATCAGATGTAATAACCTAtgacaaatcaatatcggaGCATGATGATCCACCGTGGTGACCCCTAAAGGGGAAAAGCCCAAAACAGAAAATCATTGTGAGTGATGTGGGGTTCAGCTTCTCGCCTGTGAGGGACAGATAGAACCGCTCTACCGACCTTCTAGATTGATGACAGCCGACACTGCCCACAGATCTGTGGGAAAGCCTTTACTGCCAGTGATGAGAAATAGACCGAATGGCAATGAGGGTGACGCAGCAGGAGCTTCGTATATATAACGGATGTTCACAGACATCCAGGGTTGAGTGCAGCGACACCTCACTGGTAGTTCAGACAGTTTTATTTGGCAGCATGTTAGACTTCAATGACTTTCAATCACTTATGTCTGCTGTTCAAACcagattatttttaaaattatgaaaaataatGAGCCAAGGAGTGCATCTTAAACCCTTTTCCTTAGCAGGCATCAGGTTCATGCTTATGTGTCCTGTTGATTTATGATGCTGCTCCTGGTGGACTTCTCTAAAATGAGCTGGTTGTATATGTGTGCAATGATCTAAAACGTCGGATTTTTTATGAAcagacagaaaaataatttattaagCATTTTAGCAGAACTATTTCCTTCCACAGATTGGTCGTTATGTGATGCTTTTGTCTTGATGTAGGCAGGTTTGAGTAATAAACGAAGCTGCGGTTATGGTGATGAGACTGCACAGTTGAAGAATACTCAGAATCAGCGGCAGCAATCTTGTGACATGTTAGATCCACGCACCCAAAatagaagaaaagaaacaaaacaatcttTTTACACCAAAGTGATGAATTCTGGTTATTTTAAGCCACAAGTAAACTCAATccacaaaaaatttaaaaggcTGAGTCAATTTGATCATCCATTAGTTATCCATTTTAGGGGGTTTTTACAAGAAACCGACTCGCACTGTTGAACGGAAAATGTCCCCAATGACTTGATGGCGTAAGTCGCTCAAAAGCAGCCCAATGAACTTCACTGCAACTCTGTGGAATTGCAACCATTAATTAACTTCTTCACAATAAAAGTTTATATTTAATATCCAGTTGTTCACGAGGAAAGAGCTAAGGCACAGATAGGACAAATTCTGGCACAGGTGAACAGTTAAGCCCCTCCCACTGTGAAGCAGCTGAACCTGCACTCACTATGTCTTGATGCAACACACAGTATTTGTGCTTTTACCTTTCAAGCCCTCATGTCAGATCAACATTTTAAGGActacatacatgttatatttttaataatagtaaatatgaaaacaaaaaacagaaatacagaataaaatatgtttttttttctaaatgtttttagtTCCTTAATAAACTATAAATAAAACGTTTTTAGTGAACAGTTTTCCAGAAAACCCCTCAGGTCTTAAAGGGATTTTTTTAAGTGCAGCATTTGGGCCTAGCAGTTTCAGAGTAAAGTTCCACTTTggtttatgtatatattattattattattattattattattattattattattattattaataataataataataatcaacccAACCATTTTTTCTGTTCAGACGAATATGACTTAGGCCATTATTTTAACAAGGTGACAATATGTTCACTAAAAGCAGATAAAAAAGCTGAGAGAAGCTTTTTGCTGTGGTTAAGGTCGAATCTTAAAAATGCCCTCAGCTCTGTGACAAAGATGCAACAACATCCTGAACAATGAATTTGTGATGACCAAACCTACCAACTGATAGAATGACTAAAGTGTCCATAATGTTGAGTGTTGATATCTCACCTGCTCCTTCAGCTGACTAGTAACTTCATACCATCAGTGACTGTTCAAATCTGCTGATCTCTTTGTCCAATTCAGATTCAGGATTCAACACTGAATATCACTTTCATCCAATCATACACAccaagactgatttatggtaacctttatttattaatttttttaggtTTACGTAATTATGGTTTAAATTCGTCTGCTCTGGTTATAAAATTTCCTACAGTTCAGTCACAAGCTGCTCATTTATTTCTCCATTtcctttgttttgtatttgatgTCTTAACTTGCCTACCAGTAGATTTCccttttttacttatttttcatttgtgtgtgtctgttttttttttgtttttaaggaaCAGAACTTGGTTTGGGGTTCATAACACGAACAGTATCACACACACATCTCGGTACAAATGGAGAGTAATTACTGATCAATACCACTATACCAGTCCCTTTCCTTCCAGGATTTGTCTCCTTTCACTTTGTTGACCATAAAAGCAATTTTCTTCACACGTCAGGCCTACAGTATCAGAAATTAAGTTCTGAGAAGGACTCCACTTTTGggaaaaatcccccaaaatgtGTGATCTGCCAAATCTAATCAACTCAATAAGGCGTCCAATATGACGAGTTAATGGAAGTTGCCTTCGTTTCCCAGCCTTGAAAATCACATTTCCTCAGATAGCTCTGCCCCTCCCGTCCCTTCACATGTAACCAGCAGCGTTTTTATTATTCACTGGAGTTTTTATTCATTGAAGTCTGGAAGCACTTTATTGTTTTATTACCTGCAAACTAATTAGCGTGTTAGAAATGCACATTGCAATTCCTTACATTTTTCCATCAGAAAATAATTTCCATAaatatttaccttttttttttaaatacattttgcaaagcTAGAATAATTAGCTATTGAATGTGacgattttattttatttctctccaCCCATCGGTTTAATCTGGCACTCATCACCACTGTCACCGGTTAAGATGACAAACATCAGGGGTTTCAGGTCACATGAATAGTTTCTCAGCTTTGAATTGACCCAACATCGAACTAAGAAGAGCTTCAGAGTCGTCGGATAAAACTCAAACTTTGTTACACCGGACATGCATGAACGCACACTCACCTGTGAGGGCTCCCAACCGGTCCAGACTGCGTCTCTCCAGTGCTCGGCTGGTCACCATGAGGGGAACCAAGATGGAGAACAACCACCGCCATGGCGACACAGGCTGCAGATTTCCTGCAAACACACAATTTGCAGTtaataaaatagaaatattttatttttatggagAAAAATAGGTCTCTAAAACATATCTAGTCCATATAGAAATACCAAGGAATTTAACAAAACCTGAAAGATTTTTACAAATGCAAACCTCGCtacaacagcaacaacacatAAATTCAGCAAAAGCCTCAATGACCAGAGTTTCCATCTGGGCCTGAACGCAGCATGTGAAAATGAGGTGAAAGTGAAACAAATCTATTTTACAGAAGGAAACAGTAATATTTTATCATTTCTTTATGTTTTTGAGGTGCTTTTActttatatctttattttttcaatgaTATTTTCCATGCCGGGTTAAGACCATGAAGGTTAAAGTTAATAAAAGTGGCTCCATGACACTTTGAATTTGGCTCATGTGGATTTGATTTAGAACTGGATTTGTTCTTTGTAATTTATGTACAATAAAATGACAGACCATGAATACTTTTtcagtgttgtacatgaaatccatgtaaaactgatttatatgTGCTTTAATGATGTGGACTGACACATGTACACACTGAtctcatatttttcatttttttcccctgccTTTGACCTTTTACACTGATATACACTATTTCTTAGCTTTGGGCAGGAGCTTTGCAACACTCATCCGGTTCACTGACAGTTTGTTGGTCAAACTAGAGGCAGATTCAGTGGCGCCAGACTCAAACAAAACCACGGTTTTGACATAAACCGTTCTGGTTTTGCATTTCAATGTTCTCAGAGATACAGTGTAGACATAACTTGGATCCAGTCTGTCTGCATGTGTGCATATTGTCCAAGTTTACAGAAAAAACACAATCGTTTTATACTCCTTAAAGGTTCTGTTAGCAGGATGCAGAGAGATTAAGCAGCACTAACTAGTGGctgggaaaaataagaaaagactcGGAGCAGTATTCACTACTGGCAATAGATGCAAAAGGAGATTTTGGCTGTTCTATTTGTAACACTTGTCAGTTTTATCACAAATATCTAAGTACCGTTCCAGTTCAGTGGAAGCAGAGGCCATGAACTTTCCTCCTGAAACATTCAACAGTAGTTTGCACAACATTCAAATTTGATGTGTACAGACTTAACAATGACTGTACAAATGGTACTTTTTATACACGAATATAGTTATAAAGGACCTACTTTGGTGTGTAGGGACCCTGTCTGCACACCAATTAAGTGAAAAGACATTTCTGAGTCTTTTCAGAGGCTTTTGAGGTTCCACTGAGTCAAAAACGAGCTAGAAAAGCTCAGAAAAAACTGTttataaagaagaaagaacatttttctaaaaaggcctgataaataaagctttactaaacatgtGCCAGACATGCACCAGACAATAGAACACGGATCACATTGCTAAGTAACGGTAAATAGTTTCAATCTGGTGGTTTATTTATGTGTAATGCATCTGTTTTTTATCTCATCCTTGTGTTGTAGAGTATTGACAGCAGCTCATTTTTGTTTAAGTGACAAATGTCATAGCAGCCTTAAAAAACGACTTATGACGCCATGAACGCGACGCAAAGCTACGTTCATGGAGGATGTGGGAATGTTCAACCACATTACAAAACCTCAGTCATGGAAATGTTCATTCATTCAGGAAGTCTCGGGGAAAATGAGCCCAAGCGTGAATACAAAAGGATAGTATTATTCAGGGAGGAACACATGATTTGCTAATATAAGCCAAAAATCTTTCATGCAAATGGATACACATCCATCAGAGAGTCAAGCTAAAGTGAAAACGTATACTTCTGATGATCTTGGAAGAtttgaaagaaacaaacaaacaaaaaaaaacacctcaccAGAGACGATGCTCATGGTGAGAGAGACGACCCAGAAGAAGAGGGACAGCGCCAGAGTGGCACACAGCACGATCATGTCAGTCATCATCTTGACGTACTCCTTAGTCAGGATCTCAATCTCAGAATCCATGACAGCAGACAGCCCGtgctgcaggaaaaaaaaaatttgattatTTCCTCCCACCTCTATTGAGCTTCAAAAATGATGTACTTACAATAGACAACAATAGAAAAAACAATGGATAAAACGGAAATGATAAAGATATACACCAAATCTAAGCTTAAACTGAAGCTGCAGTTAAACAAATGAATGTATCAACACAGAACCAAATGTGGCCCGAAAATCTTGTCTATATAGTCAAAAATCTCACGTCTGACATCTAGTCTGCAGGATAgaaacttttattattttatgaaacGTGAATGATTATTGTGGAAAGATGTGAAAATAAAAACGTTTCCAGCTTATTCTAGCAGATCTGTGAGGAACAAACAACTGGAACAACACAACTTTCTTTATCTTCAAATGCCTCCAGAGTCACACAAagttcccctttgtgttttaaaatgtGCACAATGAGAACCAGTCAGAAAACGATGTTCTCGCATTTAGGAAACTAATTTTAAGTTGGATATTTCACAGATATTCACTAAGGGATGATCAACAAGTTGAATGAAgtaattggttgtttttaactgtttttgtttctttttgcatTTGAGGTGTTGTATTTTATAATATATCCTATGGaaactaaatgtttttttaaattaatttgtcaTGCATTCTTTTAATTGCCTTGAAACCATGaaaccaataaaaatgtatattacATGTATatcaaaaaaaagtaaatagagGTATGGCTCATTCTTATGTAGTCCTACAGTTTGGATtaggtaaataaaataaatgctacaACATTTTGTTATTATGGTCATAATTTGGGATGCTGTTTGAGAGCCAGGGTTGTGAAACTGTCAAATGTCCAacctaaaactaacttcacctcTAATAACAATTTAAAGTCGAAAACCTGAAGAATTTAAGGGGCTTGCAGTTTCAAAAGGCATATTTATTTCCATGCATCCTGTGAGAAGACACACATCGCCAACTGAATAGGTGAAcgtgtttttaaaagaaatttgacacataaaatgacaaaatatgAAGTTAATGTATGGTTCGAGTCTAGTGAAAACGTGCAGCCAAACGTTGAACAGCTAAACTCACCAATCATCTCCGGACCCATGGCCATTTAACTCCCTTTAATTAACGAAACCACCAAAATTGAATCGCGTAATATGAAGAAATATGAGTCTAATTTACTCTAAAATAATCACATCCTCTTCTATGATGGGCATCAAGAAGAACTCATGTTTTTTAGCAAATTAGTAAAACGATATGTCAGCTGACGGTTCGAGTTCAACGCTTCATCGCTGCAGGGAGAAAGATTCTACACGGAGGAATTTAGCGGACGGACACACTTCCGCAAACACTTTAGTAGTAGTCTTAAAGGGGCAGTACCCCAAATAAtagatttgtggaaaaaaataaaaaaaaaaccctttcatTTATAATCTTTTACATGTTATGATTTGATAACACATTATATGATGCTCAGATGATCTTATAGTATACATGTCATGTATTACATgtgtcattatttatggaacaaAGACTAATTTTGATGGAGGCTGGAGTCTTCCACTTTGAGTCTTTAATTCACTAAATAACTATTAGTCTTCTACCCAGGAGAGTAGCCAAACGCTAACACATAGTTTTAGGAGTAGGGAAAGATGAAATTATGGTGCAAACCCAAACAATGCTGTAAATGCATTGGATTCTATATTTTCCCCCAGTTATATTAGATAAGGTGTTATTATGTCCTATAACTATTGTCAACATATGTAATTGTGGACCTTTCACTTGTTGGGATAGGttgcagcagacccctgtgaccctgtatAGGAttaagtgggtatagaaaaaggatgggtggatgaatgaatggacaaTTCCCAAACATGTTAAACATTTACAGACAAGTATCACAGACTGGTGAAACACCATCATAGATATAAGCCAGCGTAGTGAACTATTTGTACTGAATAAATTTGTGCCTTGCACAAATATCTAAAATAATTTATGGAGCCTGCAACAGGTATAAAATGAGGTAATCTGCATGAAGGGAAGCTTGTATGAAATATGGGGGCTGGATCAAAGCGCTATTGAAAGAAGCTTCATAGTTATTGCAAATAAACAACATAGAGGGAAGccttctctcatctttttaaacatttacatAATTTTCATCTCTTACACTTAGACAGAAAGATATGTTTTTAAGATATTACATATACTAGATCCTG encodes the following:
- the tmem19 gene encoding transmembrane protein 19, with the protein product MDSEIEILTKEYVKMMTDMIVLCATLALSLFFWVVSLTMSIVSGNLQPVSPWRWLFSILVPLMVTSRALERRSLDRLGALTALLVGFVLTMANYSFFSALLAFFITSSKLTRWGGEKKKKIDAEYKEGGQRNWIQVLCNGGVPTELALLYMIEVGPGEIPIDFGKQYSASWMSLSLLGALACSAGDTWASEVGPVLSKSKPRLITTWMEVPTGTNGGVTPVGLIASFLGGAAVGLAYFVAQLLTVNNLQHADPQWPIIMYGGAAGLLGSMLDSFLGANMQYSGFDASIGKVVSYESATTSRICGKPILDNNAVNLFSSVLIALFLPGMAWGMWPQ